One genomic region from Chelmon rostratus isolate fCheRos1 chromosome 11, fCheRos1.pri, whole genome shotgun sequence encodes:
- the ldb1a gene encoding LIM domain-binding protein 1-A isoform X2, which produces MLDRDVGPTPMYPPSYMEPGMGRPTPYGNQTDYRIYELNKRLQNWTEDCDNLWWDAFTTEFFEDDAMLTITFCLEDGPKRYTIGRTLIPRYFRSIFEGGATELFYVLKHPKESFHSNFVSLDCDQCTMVTQNGKPMFTQVCVEGRLYLEFMFDDMMRIKTWHFSIRQHREVLPRSILAMHDPQMLDQLAKNITRCGLSNSTLNYLRLCVILEPMQELMSRHKTYSLSPRDCLKTCLFQKWQRMVAPPAEPARQAPNKRRKRKVSGGSTVSSGGGSNNNSNSKKKSPANSFSLSSQVPDVMMVGEPTLMGGEFGDEDERLITRLENTQFDGANGLEDEDSFNSSPALGAHSPWNNKAPSSQESKNDNSQSSQ; this is translated from the exons gaGACCCACACCGTACGGGAACCAGACAGATTACCGGATATATGAGCTGAACAAAAGGCTACAGAATTGGACGGAG GACTGTGACAATCTCTGGTGGGATGCCTTCACCACAGAGTTTTTTGAGGATGACGCCATGCTCACCATCACTTTCTGTCTGGAAGATGGACCCAAACGATACA CCATCGGCAGGACATTGATTCCACGATACTTTCGAAGTATTTTTGAGGGGGGTGCCACCGAGCTGTTCTATGTTTTGAAGCATCCAAAGGAGTCCTTCCACAGTAACTTTGTATCTCTCGACTGTGACCAGTGTACCATGGTGACCCAGAACGGCAAACCTATGTTCACACAG GTTTGTGTGGAGGGCCGCCTGTACCTAGAGTTTATGTTTGATGACATGATGAGGATCAAGACGTGGCACTTCAGCatcagacaacacagagaggTCCTACCAAGGAGCATTTTGGCTATGCAT GATCCCCAGATGCTTGATCAGCTGGCTAAAAATATCACCAGATGTGGGCTGTCCAACTCCACGCTCAACTACCTCCGT CTATGTGTGATATTGGAGCCCATGCAAGAGTTGATGTCCAGGCATAAGACCTACAGCTTGAGCCCCAGAGACTGCCTGAAGACCTGCCTCTTCCAAAAGTGGCAAAGAATGGTAGCACCTCCAG CTGAGCCAGCCAGACAAGCTCCAAACAAGCGGCGGAAAAGGAAGGTGTCCGGTGGAAGCACCGTGAGCTCCGGCGGAGGCAgcaataacaacagcaacagcaaaaagaAGAGTCCAGCCAACAGCTTTTCACTCTCCAGCCAGGTACCT GACGTGATGATGGTGGGAGAGCCCACTCTGATGGGAGGGGAGTTTGGTGACGAGGACGAGCGTCTGATCACACGGCTGGAGAACACGCAGTTCGATGGGGCGAATGGCCTGGAGGATGAGGACAGTTTCAACAGCTCGCCTGCACTGGGGGCACACTCGCCCTGGAACAACAAGGCTCCCTCCAGTCAGGAGAGCAAGAATGACAACTCCCAGTCGTCCCAGTAG